CTCTGGAACGATTGGGCCACACGGGTCTGCACAATGGTGGGCATCAGGCTTTGATGTCCACAGGAAACAGTTGCAAAAGACAGCAAAACGGGCAAAGCAAGACGTAAACTTTTCACGGTCCAAGTTTAGGTCTTGCTGCTTTTTCTGGCTTCAGGAAAAAGACGGAGCTGCTGTTAAGCACTCATCCAGCGGAGGGACCTGGGGATTTCTCCAGTCTCTGCGAAACTGAGGAACACCTCTTCGGCCAGTTCAAACGGCACAGTGAACCTCAGGTCAATTTCGCTGAGGTGGCCATCGTCAATGAAAGCCATGCATCTTTCGGATCGGATTTCAGATCGGGAAGCACTGGTTTTGATGTCGTCTGATTTGAGTTCATCGGCCACATGACAGAACGGTCCGTTTTCGGGCTTGTAGACCAGGTAACTGCGTTCTGCACCCACCAGGATGCTCATGGCACCACTGTTGATCACCCGCAACTCCACCGAGAGAGGCACCCCTTGCTGGGCAGCCACTTTGCGGGCCTGCTCGATGGCACGGATCAGGTCCGCCTTGGACGTCACCTGTAAGGCTTGCAAAATTCCCTGCCAGACCACTGTTCCAACTGGAGTCATGGACCACCTCCCACCCTGCTCACATTGCAGAAGACCAGTAGGGTGAATCTATCCTGCACCCCCTGAAAGGCAATCACAAGGGGCAAAGCCCCCCTTGAAGGGGATCTGGAAGCGTTTCATTGAGCAAAATGTACACATCCGATCAGCCGGAAAGGGATGACTGGGTGAACAGGCTGGGGAGGGTCAGAAAACTTCTGGTTTTGCCGAGGGCGCAGAGCCGAGGGCCAAAAGCAAAAATCTGCACAGGCTCCGGTGGCCTCCTGTTTCAGACAAACGGGCCTATCTTTGTCCTCAAATCTTATGGGTCAAAACCTCAGTGCCCGAGGATCTGGGAAAGAAAGAGTTTAGAGCGCTCATGCTGCGGGTTGTTGTAAAACTCCTCCGGGGTGGCCTCCTCCACAATTGCCCCCTTGTCAAAGAACACCACCCGGTCCG
This window of the Deinococcus roseus genome carries:
- a CDS encoding Imm1 family immunity protein — translated: MTPVGTVVWQGILQALQVTSKADLIRAIEQARKVAAQQGVPLSVELRVINSGAMSILVGAERSYLVYKPENGPFCHVADELKSDDIKTSASRSEIRSERCMAFIDDGHLSEIDLRFTVPFELAEEVFLSFAETGEIPRSLRWMSA